A window from Solanum stenotomum isolate F172 chromosome 5, ASM1918654v1, whole genome shotgun sequence encodes these proteins:
- the LOC125864501 gene encoding MDIS1-interacting receptor like kinase 2-like — MLSFSQFPIPLFFFLSILLTFQQHCLANCHVDDETGLLGFKSGIKSDPSGLLSSWKAGTDCCKWSGISCGDNNRVTSLSIGGQPDKNQILSGTITPSLSKLKMLTSISLTNLKNLAGTPNFLLSFPNIQIVYLENNKLSGQIPPKIGNLTQLIALSFLGNKLTGPIPSSIGQLTQLSQLKLGDNLLTGTIPNTFNKLKSLSYLSLEKNQLSGSIPNFFNSLSNLRILTLSHNKFTGNIPSSITALAPILRFLEVGHNYLSGKIPDFLGKFRALDTLDLSYNRFSGTVPKTFANLTKIFNLDLSHNVLVDPFPTLFVKGIESLDLSYNNFHLNTIPSWVTSSPIIYSLKLAKCGIKIKLDDWIPKTTYFYDYIDLSDNEITGSPIGLLNKTDLLIGFYAAGNKLKFDLEKMKIVKTLKELDLSRNMVYGKVPKEISGLNKLNLSSNHLSGQLPPTKFKANSFAGNKDLCGSPLPPCKKA, encoded by the coding sequence ATGCTCTCTTTCTCTCAATTTCCTATCCCTCTCTTCTTTTTCCTCTCTATCCTCCTCACCTTCCAACAACATTGCCTAGCAAACTGCCACGTGGATGATGAGACCGGGTTGTTAGGTTTCAAATCGGGTATCAAATCTGACCCGTCAGGTCTTCTATCAAGCTGGAAAGCGGGTACCGATTGTTGTAAATGGTCAGGTATATCTTGTGGGGATAACAATCGGGTCACAAGTCTATCAATTGGTGGACAACCCGATAAAAACCAAATCTTATCGGGTACCATCACACCATCTCTCTCCAAACTAAAAATGCTAACCAGTATTTCTCTTACGAATCTTAAGAACTTAGCAGGTACACCGAATTTCCTCCTTTCTTTTCCTAATATTCAAATAGTTTACCTCGAAAACAACAAGTTATCGGGTCAAATACCACCCAAAATTGGTAACTTGACCCAACTTATTGCACTTAGTTTTTTGGGTAACAAGTTAACCGGCCCGATACCAAGTTCTATCGGGCAGTTAACTCAGTTGAGTCAGCTCAAACTCGGCGATAACCTGCTCACTGGCACGATTCCCAATACATTCAACAAACTCAAAAGCTTATCTTATTTGAGCTTAGAAAAAAATCAACTTAGTGGTTCGATACCaaattttttcaattccttaTCTAATCTCAGAATATTAACACTTTCTCACAACAAATTTACTGGCAATATTCCAAGTAGTATAACTGCTTTGGCACCAATTTTAAGGTTCCTTGAGGTAGGGCACAATTATTTATCCGGGAAAATCCCGGATTTTCTCGGAAAATTTCGTGCCCTAGACACATTAGATCTTTCTTATAACAGATTCTCGGGAACAGTGCCAAAAACTTTTGCGAATCTTACCAAAATCTTTAATCTCGATCTATCTCATAATGTTCTTGTGGATCCATTTCCAACATTGTTTGTAAAAGGCATTGAATCTCTAGATCTATCGTATAATAATTTCCATTTAAATACGATACCAAGTTGGGTGACTTCATCTCCGATTATATACTCATTGAAGCTAGCAAAATGCGGGATCAAGATTAAATTGGATGATTGGATCCCGAAAACAACGTATTTCTACGACTATATTGATCTATCGGATAATGAGATTACTGGAAGTCCGATTGGGTTGTTGAATAAGACAGATTTGTTAATAGGATTTTATGCTGCTGGGAATAAATTGAAGTTTGATTTGGAGAAAATGAAGATTGTCAAGACACTTAAGGAGTTGGATTTGTCTAGAAATATGGTTTATGGGAAAGTTCCAAAGGAAATTAGTGGACTAAACAAGTTGAATTTGAGTAGTAATCATTTGAGTGGTCAGCTTCCACCAACAAAGTTTAAGGCTAATTCATTTGCTGGAAATAAAGATCTTTGTGGTTCACCATTACCCCCTTGCAAAAAGGCTTAG